The Calditerrivibrio sp. sequence TAAAAACTCCACCTTACCACCATAGTAAACAATAGATTTAAATGACAAATAATCCCCCAAAAACCATCTGTATTCCCCCACCAAAGCCTTATAAAGCCTACCTGATGGGGTATATCCAAGTTTTTGTATAGTAGATTTTTGCTTCATAAGGTTATGGTAGTCAGGGATATAGAAAATATACACCACTATTAAAAGAAATAGCGACAAGAGATATCCCCTGTAACCAGACATATTAATATAGATCCCTTTTATTAAATATTATTATAGCAGACACCAAAACTATCGAAGTATAAATAACAAAATATATCAGCATCCCTGTCAACATTCCCTGTTCTAACGGTAAAGAATAACTTGCATAAGCGGTATAGTCAAAAGATGAAAAGTTTGGAAAAGTATAATATGCAAATATGACAGTGTTTTTTATAAAAAGATTGAAGTCACTCCCCTCTTTGGTAACAAAATCAAACATCCCTTGGGTAGCATTACCTATGAGATACACTGCCATTGTCAAAAAAATCGGTGTAAAGAATGATGTAGAAAATGAGGCAAACAAAAAAGTAAAGGAAAGCAACAAAGTATATTTCAAAAAAGTAGCAATATAAGCAATAAATACCTTATCCCATTGAAGTGGTAGATCCGACTTATAAAGACTGGCGGAAATTTTTATAGTAAAATAACCCAAGATAGCATTAACTATAGTAATTATTAGCAACACCAAAACAATCGCAACAAACCTCTGTAAAAGATAGTTTGTCCTTGAGATAGGGTAACTAACGACTGTATATGTATATTTCCTTTCTATATCTCTCCATATTGTAATTGTTCCCCCAAATATGGCCATGAGTAACAAAATAAAAGAATTTAAAGACAACGACATCGTAATAGATATCTCCTGCAACTGCCTCATAGAAAAATAGCTAAAAATCGGTACAAAGGCGTAAAGACCAATAAAACAAATAAGCACTATAATCATTCTATCAAAAAAAAGTGATTTTAGCGTATACCTCAATAAAGACATGTTGTACTCCCCAGTGTATTCTTTGAGCTTTAGAATAATATTAGCCCCATATTTCATTGTCAAGTTTTTATTAGGGTGACTTTATCTTTTTACTCATTACTTCATCTAACCTTTTCATAAGTTCATTTATTTTATCCTCATCTGGAAGCAGGTTATAAAACTCCACGTAGCTTTTAGAAAACTTAAGCCTCGAATTAATAGCAAAAAGGAAAAAGGCAGCATCACTCATAGGATAATACCTTATCGATTTTTTATAATAAGTCTCTGCTATATCATATTTCCTACCCAAAGTATACCAAAAACCCAACATAGTATAATAGTACCAGATCTCTTTTTTTGACAATTGCTCCGTTGTTAACTTTATAAGCCTTTCTGACTCTCCGGAGTCAAAACTGATTAGTTTATTGTATATATCCTCATTAGCTGTAGATTTTGTCAAATATAGTTTATCACCAAAGATCTTTTTGATAATATCTTTTTGTTTTTTCATCAGATAAACCTCTTTAGATTTATAACCAAATATCGACTCATTCAGCTTGAATACCGCCTCATAATTATCTTTTTTATAAAATTCAATCAATATAGGATATTCATACGAAAGAAAGACAAAGAGCACCGTAGTAACAATAAACATAACCGATTTAACACAAATAATAAAGGTTTTGCAGCCCCTGTTACACTCATTGTTCTGTTTTACCATATACTTTTGGGGGTCAAAAAGTTTTGATAAAAAAACTGCAAACAAGACCCCGATCAAAGGGTACCTGAATTCCCACTCAAAAAAGAATTGAACAAGGTAAAGGATTATCAAAGCTAAGAAAGGTAGCTTATAATTTTTTACCCCCTTTAAATTAGTAAGCCCCTTATAAAATGCATATAAAATCAAGAAAAAAAATAAAAGACCACCTTCAACAAGTATTTGTAAAAACTCATTATGACCATAAGTAAAGTTACCTAAATTTTCATAACTAAAACCTGTTATCTCTATTGCCTTTAACTGATAAGGGTAATTAAAATACTTAAAATTTTCAAACCCCCACCCTAAAATAGGTTTTTCCAAAAACATAAAAAGCTGTGCAAGCCAAATATTTAACCTCGAATCTATAGAAGAAAGCTGGTTCATAGAATCCTGAATAGTTTTAAAAACAACATCATGATCCGACAAGAATTGATAGACTATAAACATAAAAATGTAGCAAGTCAAAAATGAAACATTGTATTTCCATAACCTGTTGTTCTTTTTATAATTAATATAAATTATTAAAAGAATAGCCAGCAATACACCTAAAAAAGAGGCTCTTGAGGTAGTCATTATTCCCACATAAGCAAAATATAATTTCAAGAACATTATATACCATCTATACCTGACATCTTTTTTATGATTATAAAAATAAAAAAGGAGTAATAAGCCAGTATTGATAAAAAGTGCACTAATATTTTGCTGATGCAAGAATCCATTAGCCGTATTTGATTTCAAATAAATCAATGGAAACAACAAGGTAATATCGGAATCGATAACATAATAATTTATCAATACTAACGTAGTATGTAAAAACGAGATTAGTAAAATAATTTTAAGGGACAAAACCTTGTTTGCCCAGTTTAAGAATATGAATAATAGAGACACCACATAAAAAATAAATATTAGAGTATCAACTTTGTACTTACTAACAATTAAGTTGATTGAAAAAAGGGTTAACAGAAGAGATAATGATTTGATATTTAGAACTATATTCCGGCTTTTAAAAATAAAAAATGTACCCAATAAAAAAACTAAAAAAAAGTTAAAACCAAGACTATTATAAAAAAAATCATTTGCTATAAAAAGATATAAGCAAATAAAAATAATAAAGGGGCCCACAGCCCCTTTATTATGATTTCTAAACATCAGATACTATATTTAAAGTTTGCTCCAGCCGGAGATATCAGCAGCACCTTCTGTTATTTCTCCCAAGGTATTTGTAGCACCAAGTGACTGACCCTTATAAGTGTCATTTTCTTTGTAATAAATAGAGGTTGTATTATTAGTGGTAGCAAACACTCTATTACCTGATGAATGCTTTGTGGCTAACCCATAATTTAACTGGCCTGTGTCAACCCCATAGGCAACATCAACATTTTGCGAAGGTTTAGCTGAAATATTCTGGATATTTGTATCCACATTTAATGCCGCAGTTACAAAACTTGAAAGAGCCAAAACTAATCCAATTACTAATGATCTTTTCATAACTACCCCCTATAAATTATAGATCTGTCGGATATTTTTGATTATCAGCAAAATAGGATTCAAGAGATGTCTTGATATTCCTTAAGTCGCTCTGGGCAGCACTGTTGTAAGATTTTGTCCTGTAACTAGCAAATTGTGGTATCGCAATAGCTGCTAATATTGCAATGATTGCTACTACTACAAGTAGCTCGATGAGGGTAAAACCTTTTTTTACCGTCTTCATAGATCTACCTCCTTATTTTGATGGATATCAACATGCAAATAAAATGCCATCAATCTTACGTCAAAACAACCATTTTATAGAGCGATTTAATAGAATGCATGAATACCAAACTTAACATTTTTGTCAAATAACATAACAAAATAGTAACATACAAAGGCTTGACAAATAGCTTGAGTTTATTTAAGATTAAACTATGAAAGAAGAGCTAAAAGAGGTTTTCGAAAAATACCTCGATTGCTACTTAACTAAAAGAGACATCTATACCACAATAAATTTACTCGGACCAAATTTTACTGTTTACGGAACAGGTTTCGATGAAAAAGGGAAGGATAGAATAACCAGTATAGACTTATACATCAGAGATCTAACACAGGTAAAAGAACCGATAAAATACACAATAGACGAACTCACCATTGTCACACCAACCGATAACATAGGTATAATCCTTTGCGATATTAATTTTGAATTTTATTTATTAAATACTACGGTAAAGTTCAACCATATAAGGATATCATCTATCTGGGTTAAGCATCAAGATCGGTGGCTCATGGAACACAAACATATTTCTTTTCCCACCAAAGAACATGGAGAAGATGAGGCTTATCCACTAAAAGAATTAGAAGATAGAAACATTGTCCTTGAGAGATGTTTGGCTGAAAGAACCATTCAATTAAACGACACCATCAAAGAACTCACGATTACAGCCACTACTGATAAACTCACCGGCCTATTTAATAGACGGAAAATAGAAGATATCTTAGAAATAGAAATAGAGAGATCAAAAAGATACAATACCATTTTTTCAGTGATCTTAACAGACATCGACTATTTCAAAAAAGTCAATGACGAATTTGGTCATGTAGCAGGAGACAATACATTGATCCAATTTTCAGAGATATTATCTTCAAGGCTGAGAAAGACAGATTTTTGCGGAAGATGGGGTGGAGAAGAGTTCATCATTGTATGCCCAGAAACATCTTGCAAAGATGCCGTGATCTTAGCAGAAGATATTAGGAAGTCTATAGAAAAAAAGGTTTTTAAAGGTATTGGACATAAAACCGCCAGTTTTGGAGTCACAGAGTATAAAATCGGAGAAACCCATGATTCACTGATCAATAGGGTAGACAAACTCCTCTACAAAGCCAAATTAAACGGTAGAAACAGGGTGGAAACAGATCCCATATAACCTTAGGTAAAAGCCTGCATTGTGTACAGTTTTCTATAGGTATTAGAAGTATCAAGCAGTACTTTATGTGGAGCAACAGCCTCTATTTCACCATTATTCAAGACCACAATCCTATCAGCATTTATCACCGTAGATAATCTGTGGGCAATTACTATACTTGTTTTCCCTTTCATTAGGTTATCCAATGCTGATTGTACTATTTTTTCTGATTCAGTATCCAGAGCACTCGTAGCTTCATCCAGAATCAAGATAGGTGGATTTTTATATATCGCTCTTGCAATAGCAAGCCTTTGTCTCTGACCACCAGATAACTTCACACCCATCTCACCTATTCTTGTCTCAAATCCATTGGGCATCTCCATGATAAAATCGTAAGCAAAAGCTGCCTTTGCCGCTTCTATTAGTCTTTGTTCATCCACTTTTTCAGAACCATAGCATATATTGTAAAGTACACTTTCGTTAAAGAGAAAAATATCCTGACTAACCATCGCAATATTTTCTCTTAGGGACCTGAGGGTAAATTCCCTTATGTCAACTCCTCCTATAGATATCGAACCCATTGATACATCGTAAAACCTCGGCAAAAGATTTGCAATAGTTGTTTTACCAGAACCACTTGGACCCACTAGAGCCACTGTTTCCCCTGGTTCTACAATAAAATTTATATTTCTAAGTACATACTCATTAGCATTATAAGCAAAATAAACATCCTTAAACTCTATCCTCTTTCCAAAAGCATTGCATATTTTATCCCCTTGTGGTGTTTTTTTGGCTTGATAGGTATCCAGTATTTCAAATACCCGTTCGGAAGCTCCAATAGCAGCCTGTATTGTGCTATTTGAGCTATTAATCCTCTTAAAGGGATCATACATCAACGCAATTGCAGCTAAAAAAGAGAAAAAAGTCCCAGGAGTAGACTCCCCTGAAATAACCTTTGATCCACCGTAAATGATTACAGCAGCAATGATAAGAGACCCTAAAAACTCCATAACAGGTGAGCCAAGTTCGTTATAAAAGGTGGCCTTGATCTGTTCCTTTAAAAACTTATCATTATTATTTTTAAATCTCTCTTTCTCAGCTTCTTCATTGGTAAAGCTTTTTATCACTTTAATCCCAGTAATAGTTTCTTTCAATAAAGATGAGATATCTCCAATCGTCTCTTGACTTTTTTTACTATATTTCTTGATCTTTTTGCCTAACTTAACAATTGGGGTGACAAAAACAGGCAAAACAAACAAGGCAACCAAACCCAATTGCCAATCCTGATATAACACCACAAATGCAAGACCCACAATTGTAAAAACCTCCCTTATCAAAGATATAAAAGCAGGCACCGAAGATTGGATAAGCCCCACATCATAGGTAATCCTCGACATAAGCATTCCTGTGGAACTCTCATTAAAAAAAGTAACAGGCAGTTCTATGATCTTTTCGTAAAGTTCATCCCTCAAACGTTTAATAACCTTCTGAGAAGTAATGCTCATAAGATAGTTTTGAAAAAACCGCCCCACTCCCTTAAAAGTATATATCCCCACAATTAAAAAAACAATTAAATAAAGCTTAGTGGCA is a genomic window containing:
- a CDS encoding ABC transporter permease; the encoded protein is MSLLRYTLKSLFFDRMIIVLICFIGLYAFVPIFSYFSMRQLQEISITMSLSLNSFILLLMAIFGGTITIWRDIERKYTYTVVSYPISRTNYLLQRFVAIVLVLLIITIVNAILGYFTIKISASLYKSDLPLQWDKVFIAYIATFLKYTLLLSFTFLFASFSTSFFTPIFLTMAVYLIGNATQGMFDFVTKEGSDFNLFIKNTVIFAYYTFPNFSSFDYTAYASYSLPLEQGMLTGMLIYFVIYTSIVLVSAIIIFNKRDLY
- a CDS encoding O-antigen ligase family protein, with amino-acid sequence MFLKLYFAYVGIMTTSRASFLGVLLAILLIIYINYKKNNRLWKYNVSFLTCYIFMFIVYQFLSDHDVVFKTIQDSMNQLSSIDSRLNIWLAQLFMFLEKPILGWGFENFKYFNYPYQLKAIEITGFSYENLGNFTYGHNEFLQILVEGGLLFFFLILYAFYKGLTNLKGVKNYKLPFLALIILYLVQFFFEWEFRYPLIGVLFAVFLSKLFDPQKYMVKQNNECNRGCKTFIICVKSVMFIVTTVLFVFLSYEYPILIEFYKKDNYEAVFKLNESIFGYKSKEVYLMKKQKDIIKKIFGDKLYLTKSTANEDIYNKLISFDSGESERLIKLTTEQLSKKEIWYYYTMLGFWYTLGRKYDIAETYYKKSIRYYPMSDAAFFLFAINSRLKFSKSYVEFYNLLPDEDKINELMKRLDEVMSKKIKSP
- a CDS encoding diguanylate cyclase, whose translation is MKEELKEVFEKYLDCYLTKRDIYTTINLLGPNFTVYGTGFDEKGKDRITSIDLYIRDLTQVKEPIKYTIDELTIVTPTDNIGIILCDINFEFYLLNTTVKFNHIRISSIWVKHQDRWLMEHKHISFPTKEHGEDEAYPLKELEDRNIVLERCLAERTIQLNDTIKELTITATTDKLTGLFNRRKIEDILEIEIERSKRYNTIFSVILTDIDYFKKVNDEFGHVAGDNTLIQFSEILSSRLRKTDFCGRWGGEEFIIVCPETSCKDAVILAEDIRKSIEKKVFKGIGHKTASFGVTEYKIGETHDSLINRVDKLLYKAKLNGRNRVETDPI
- a CDS encoding ABC transporter transmembrane domain-containing protein yields the protein MGILKRLWTYFRDYKVPIFWSVIASLVVSVSNGASAYIVKPALDEIFIKKDATKLYLIVFLIVGIYTFKGVGRFFQNYLMSITSQKVIKRLRDELYEKIIELPVTFFNESSTGMLMSRITYDVGLIQSSVPAFISLIREVFTIVGLAFVVLYQDWQLGLVALFVLPVFVTPIVKLGKKIKKYSKKSQETIGDISSLLKETITGIKVIKSFTNEEAEKERFKNNNDKFLKEQIKATFYNELGSPVMEFLGSLIIAAVIIYGGSKVISGESTPGTFFSFLAAIALMYDPFKRINSSNSTIQAAIGASERVFEILDTYQAKKTPQGDKICNAFGKRIEFKDVYFAYNANEYVLRNINFIVEPGETVALVGPSGSGKTTIANLLPRFYDVSMGSISIGGVDIREFTLRSLRENIAMVSQDIFLFNESVLYNICYGSEKVDEQRLIEAAKAAFAYDFIMEMPNGFETRIGEMGVKLSGGQRQRLAIARAIYKNPPILILDEATSALDTESEKIVQSALDNLMKGKTSIVIAHRLSTVINADRIVVLNNGEIEAVAPHKVLLDTSNTYRKLYTMQAFT